ACAGATTAGCTGACATGATAGGCTGGGAACCCACGACTGCAAACAGTCGCCCCCCTTCGGCCAGCTGATCAAACAGGAAGGTCGGTTCAGCCGCATAGGCACCGCCCGCCACAATAACATCATACGGGCCATGCTTGCCCCAGCCCTGCACCGCATCGCCCTGCTCGACCGTCACATTGGTGACGCCGTTGTGGCGCAGATTGTCGCGTGCCACATCCGCTTGCGCCGCATCCACCTCCACGGTGTACACATGGCGGGTAAAGCGTGCCAGCAAAGCAGTGAGGTAGCCGCAACCCGTACCGATTTCCAGCACGCGGTCCGATGCCTTCAG
The nucleotide sequence above comes from Burkholderiaceae bacterium DAT-1. Encoded proteins:
- a CDS encoding protein-L-isoaspartate O-methyltransferase; protein product: MDWELARFNMVEQQIRPWDVLDKDVLQALLEVKREQFVPAAVRDMALVDMELPLGGGRTMWQPKLEARVVQDLTLKASDRVLEIGTGCGYLTALLARFTRHVYTVEVDAAQADVARDNLRHNGVTNVTVEQGDAVQGWGKHGPYDVIVAGGAYAAEPTFLFDQLAEGGRLFAVVGSQPIMSANLYTKVGGAVSCESLFETVLPVLAGAPKVSAFSF